From one Colletotrichum destructivum chromosome 3, complete sequence genomic stretch:
- a CDS encoding Putative glycoside hydrolase, family 2, glycoside hydrolase family 2, catalytic, with product MLKPQANSTRELVSLDGIWNFALASSPDIEADAPWAKPLPPKLQVPVPASYNDIFADDKIRSHVGWVYYQRRVTVPPSWSTGQRYFLRFDAATHRGRVYVNDKLVVDHAGGYTPFEADITDVVRPGERFRLTVAVSNELSWETIPPGKIETLANGRRKQTYQHDFYNYAGLARSVWLYAKPSTYISDIKIVTTVSDDGAGNVDYEIQTSRPVSDDRLRISILDEEDATVAQANGDKDRVTINAPHLWQPGAAYLYQLRAEILSDGPDANAIVDTYELSFGIRTVEVRGNRFLINGKPFYFTGFGKHEDAPVRGKGFDAAFMVHDFRLMGWTGANSFRTSHYPYAEEFLEYADRHGIVVVDETPAVGLNLGIIAGVLGIKAPPTFAPDACCDATQAAHESAIRELVARDRNHPSVVMWTVANEPASAEPGAREYLAPLVELTRALDPTRPVCFANMGFATCETDRVTDLFDVVCLNRYYGWYSQTGDLEEAERALETDLLGWQARYGKPMFVTEYGAEAVAGLHAVGDVPWSEEYQARFLEMCHRVFDGVDGVVGEHVWNFADFQTTSSITRVDGNKKGVFTRDRRPKSAVHVLRARWTAMQGTRV from the coding sequence ATGCTCAAGCCGCAAGCCAACTCTACCCGTGAGCTCGTCTCCCTGGACGGCATTTGGAACTTTGCTCTCGCATCCTCTCCCGACATTGAGGCAGACGCGCCATGGGCtaagccgctgccgccaaaACTCCAAGTGCCCGTTCCCGCCAGTTACAATGACATATTCGCCGATGACAAGATCCGCAGCCACGTCGGATGGGTTTACTACCAGCGCCGAGTCACGGTCCCgccgagctggtcgacgGGCCAGCGGTATTTCCTGCGGTTCGACGCGGCGACGCATCGCGGCCGCGTCTACGTGAACgacaagctcgtcgtcgaccacGCAGGCGGCTACACGCCATTTGAAGCCGACATCACCGACGTGGTTCGTCCGGGAGAGAGGTTCAGGCTCACCGTGGCCGTGAGCAACGAGCTCAGCTGGGAGACCATACCGCCGGGCAAGATCGAGACCCTGGCCAACGGCAGGCGGAAGCAGACGTACCAGCACGACTTCTACAACTACGCTGGGCTGGCGCGCTCTGTGTGGCTGTATGCAAAACCTAGCACCTACATCAGCGACATCAAGATTGTGACGACAGTATccgacgacggagccggcAACGTAGACTACGAGATTCAAACGTCTCGGCCCGTGAGCGACGACAGGCTCAGGATATCGATCTtagacgaggaagacgcaaCCGTTGCCCAGGCAAACGGGGACAAGGACCGGGTAACCATCAACGCGCCTCACTTGTGGCAGCCCGGCGCGGCCTACCTGTATCAGCTTCGCGCCGAGATCCTCTCCGACGGCCCCGACGCAAACGCCATCGTGGACACGTACGAGCTGTCGTTCGGCATACGCACGGTAGAGGTCCGGGGCAACCGGTTCCTCATCAACGGCAAGCCCTTTTACTTCACCGGCTTCGGCAAGCACGAGGACGCGCCCGTCCGCGGTAAAGGGTTCGACGCGGCTTTCATGGTCCACGACTTCCGCCTCATGGGCTGGACGGGCGCCAACTCGTTCCGAACTTCGCACTATCCCTATGCCGAGGAGTTCCTCGAGTACGCCGACCGCCACGGCATCGTCGTTGTTGACGAGACGCCCGCCGTCGGGCTCAacctcggcatcatcgccggcgttCTTGGGATCAAGGCGCCTCCGACATTCGCCCCGGACGCGTGCTGCGATGCGACGCAGGCGGCGCACGAGAGCGCGATCCGCGAGCTCGTGGCGCGCGACAGGAACCACCCGTCCGTCGTCATGTGGACCGTCGCGAACGAgccggcgtcggccgagCCCGGCGCGCGGGAGTACCTCGCGCCCCTCGTCGAGCTGACGCGTGCGCTGGACCCGACGAGGCCGGTGTGCTTCGCCAACATGGGCTTCGCGACGTGCGAGACGGACCGCGTGACGGACCTGTTCGACGTCGTCTGCCTGAACCGGTACTATGGGTGGTACTCGCAGACGGGCGACctggaggaggccgagcggGCGCTGGAGACGGATCTTCTGGGATGGCAGGCGAGGTACGGCAAGCCCATGTTCGTGACCGAgtacggcgccgaggcggtggccgGGCtgcacgccgtcggcgacgtgcCGTGGAGCGAGGAGTACCAGGCGCGGTTCCTCGAGATGTGCCACCGCGtcttcgacggcgtcgacggcgtcgtcggggagcACGTGTGGAACTTTGCGGATTTCCAGACCACGTCGAGCATCACCCGCGTCGACGGGAACAAGAAGGGTGTCTTCACGCGGGACCGGAGACCGAAGAGCGCCGTCCACGTGCTGAGGGCGAGGTGGACGGCCATGCAGGGGACAAGGGTGTAG
- a CDS encoding Putative cytochrome P450, whose product MLGTVLPGRTLDEPKVVDAILPSPSHALCFAVAGFCLYLLYRWALPRPIPGIPHNEVAARHILGDIPSLKEGIDRTGEFNLWLLEQSARLRSPIFQVLIRPLGRPIVVLTDFRETQDILMRRRDFDRSSLVADLLEGAGRQHHIHMKTGAEWKRHRRLLQDLMSPAFLHEVAAPTVYAGVLRLIALWEDKARIADGRPFEAETDIYYAALDAVTSFVFGGGFPHSAIRPTVDLVEALTEDDVARLRERADAAGSSGGGGGGGSAGPLDFPQGKCDETIEATLNVAASIEQLQGSPIPRIKWWFVERQAAMRRTFRTKKAYVSAEITKALDRLREVGDEESKVLSAVELMVLREKKLAENEGREPDFFCDTMVDEVFGVVVAGHDTTSTTMCWGVKLLADNPDKQTALRGALRAAFADALAENRSPSVTEISGARIPYLDAAMEEILRCGGATPMVDREAIADTQLLGHRIPKGTVVLCLSRGPGMLKPALEVDEAARSASSRAAKARAWDDADIGHFRPERWLVESAAQGAEFDQQAGPQLAFGLGTRGCFGRRLAYLELRIILTLIVWNFELLPCPEKLSGYGAREGLTYKPKDCYVRLAALGGKK is encoded by the exons ATGCTGGGCACCGTACTACCCGGCCGGACCCTGGACGAGCCAAAGGTCGTCGATGCCATCCTCCCCTCGCCATCCCACGCCCTCTGCTTCGCCGTAGCAGGCTTCTGCCTCTACCTCCTCTACAGATGGGCGCTTCCCAGACCGATCCCCGGCATCCCCCACAATGAGGTCGCCGCGAGGCACATACTCGGTGACATCCCCTCCCTCAAGGAGGGCATCGACCGCACCGGCGAGTTCAACCTCTGGCTCCTCGAGCAGTCGGCCCGCCTCCGGTCCCCCATCTTCCAGGTCCTCATCCGGCCCCTCGGCCGacccatcgtcgtcctcaccGACTTCCGCGAGACCCAGGACATCCTCATGCGCCGCCGCGACTTCGACCGCTCCTCGCTGGTGGCcgacctgctcgagggcgccggccgccAGCACCACATCCACATGAAGACGGGCGCCGAGTGGAagcgccaccgccgcctgctGCAGGACCTCATGTCCCCCGCGTTCCTCCACGAGGTCGCCGCGCCCACCGTCTACGCCGGCGTCCTGCGCCTCATCGCCCTGTGGGAGGATAAGGCGcgcatcgccgacggcaggcccttcgaggccgagacggacatCTACTACGCCgcgctcgacgccgtcacgtCCTTTGTCTTTGGCGGCGGGTTCCCGCACAGCGCCATCCGTCCGACCGTGGATCTCGTTGAGGCGCTgaccgaggacgatgtcgcccGGCTCCGGGAACGGGCCGATGCGGCGGGTagctccggcggcggcggcggcggcggtagtgCCGGACCCCTGGACTTCCCCCAGGGGAAGTGCGACGAGACGATCGAGGCGACGCTCAACGTGGCCGCGTCCATCGAGCAGCTGCAGGGCTCGCCCATACCGAGGATCAAGTGGTGGTTCGTCGAGAGGCAGGCCGCCATGCGCCGGACGTTCCGCACCAAGAAAGCCTACGTCAGCGCCGAGATCACCAAGGCGCTCGACAGGCTgcgcgaggtcggcgacgaggagtcCAAGGTCCTCTCGGCGGTCGAGCTGATGGTGctgcgcgagaagaagctggccgagaacgAGGGCCGCGAGCCCGACTTCTTCTGCGACACCATGGTCGACGAG GtctttggcgtcgtcgtcgcgggccACGACACGACGAGCACCACCATGTGCTGGGGCGTcaagctcctcgccgacaaccCCGACAAGCAGACGGCCCTGCGCGGcgccctccgcgccgccttcgccgacgcGCTCGCCGAGAACCGGAGCCCGTCCGTCACGGAGATCTCGGGCGCCAGGATCCCctacctcgacgccgccatggAGGAGATCCTccgctgcggcggcgccacgcCCATGGTCGAccgcgaggccatcgccgacacgCAGCTGCTGGGCCACCGCATCCCCAAGGGCACCGTCGTGCTGTGCCTGAGCCGCGGGCCGGGCATGCTGAAGCCcgcgctcgaggtcgacgaggcggcgcgcagcGCGAGCAGCCGGGCCGCCAAGGCGCGCGCGTGGGACGACGCGGACATCGGGCACTTCAGGCCGGAGCGCTGGCTCGTCGAGTCCGCCGCCCAGGGGGCCGAGTTTGACCAGCAGGCCGGCCCACAGCTCGCGTTCGGTCTCGGCACGCGTGGCTGCTTCGGGAGGAGGCTGGCGTATCTCGAGCTGAGGATCATCCTGACCTTGATCGTGTGGAACTTTGAGCTGCTCCCGTGCCCGGAGAAGTTGTCCGGCTACGGGGCCCGTGAGGGCTTGACGTATAAGCCGAAGGATTGCTACGTGCGTCTGGCAGCTCTCGGCGGGAAGAAATAG
- a CDS encoding Putative zn(2)Cys(6) fungal-type DNA-binding domain-containing protein encodes MTNGSSLAMRLALGQRPQLTRASRPKVRTGCITCKRRHRKCDEGRPACATCLTYQGYCGGYAANNKQTLDRNRPIHPKPARSQTKHDMLLEPNYASLVFSGQLEKDHFDYWLAFTETTVLFRSDLLTQVIPQLSWKDPAIKHAALAIGASALGRNTREQRILGIGELNPAALKHYSKALSLLYTSPMSPEKTLLACLLFIIFECLRGNSTAGLSHINHGFQILDQYQHSQSNKPSPLLLNEVITSFQHFGQQAWALNGIHPRETHERVPWCCRGARTRYAVQEMPIFFETLEMARYWWDIVRHHVEHHAPFYTNFQVMGSSPRVAQRPPKGYGSSESSSRHIRSFVRYLDAWNTAFLPLAIASESRKGICLADYLKALSLRVHYLYLWTGVRSAGWTDAEEAKRILPTFCDIVALSRQLLAAQAARQRSMVDGEVFTMEDSPTWPLACTYRVCTDPRVRMEIVRLFKEYPRRDGLLDTHAFLVMMEWMAKTASAGVIAHDQSPVDDCIVFHENTVVLQRRLWDPRVARWNDRNITLSIG; translated from the exons ATGACTAATGGTAGCTCTCTCGCAATGAGACTTGCCCTCGGTCAACGGCCACAACTTACCAGAGCCAGCAGGCCCAAGGTCCGTACTGGTTGTATCACCTGCAA acgccgccatcgtAAGTGCGACGAAGGGAGACCGGCTTGCGCCACCTGCCTGACGTATCAAGGCTACTGCGGAGGATACGCGGCCAACAATAAGCAAACTCTCGACAGAAATCGGCCGATACACCCGAAGCCAGCAAGAAGCCAGACCAAGCACGACATGCTGCTGGAGCCCAATTACGCGTCTCTTGTTTTCTCCGGCCAGCTTGAGAAAGACCATTTCGACTACTGGCTGGCGTTCACAGAGACCACGGTTCTGTTCCGCTCCGACCTGCTCACCCAAGTCATCCCGCAACTCTCCTGGAAAGATCCTGCAATCAAGCATGCAGCGCTGGCGATCGGTGCATCGGCCCTCGGCAGAAACACGCGGGAACAACGCATCCTCGGAATAGGAGAGCTTAATCCGGCCGCTCTGAAGCATTACAGCAAGGCTTTATCCCTGTTGTACACATCGCCAATGTCCCCTGAGAAGACCTTGCTTGCGTGCCTTTTGTTCATCATATTCGAGTGTCTCCGAGGAAATAGTACAGCTGGGTTAAGCCACATCAATCACGGCTTCCAGATTCTGGACCAGTACCAGCATTCTCAGAGCAACAAACCCAGCCCTCTACTGCTAAATGAGGTCATAACCAGCTTCCAACACTTCGGCCAGCAAGCCTGGGCTCTCAATGGCATTCACCCACGAGAGACGCATGAAAGAGTACCGTGGTGCTGTCGtggggcgaggacgagataCGCCGTTCAGGAAATGCCCATTTTCTTTGAAACACTGGAAATGGCGCGCTATTGGTGGGACATTGTCCGGCATCACGTTGAGCATCACGCGCCTTTCTACACCAACTTTCAAGTCATGGGCTCTTCGCCGAGGGTGGCTCAAAGACCTCCAAAAGGGTACGGCTCGTCAGAATCGTCCTCAAGACACATCCGAAGTTTCGTTCGTTACCTTGATGCGTGGAATACTGCATTTCTTCCCCTCGCCATCGCATCAGAGTCTAGGAAAGGGATCTGTTTGGCAGATTATCTCAAGGCACTCAGCTTGAGAGTTCACTACCTGTACCTTTGGACCGGGGTGCGCAGTGCGGGCTGGACCGATGCAGAGGAGGCAAAACGGATCCTGCCAACCTTTTGCGACATTGTTGCCCTCAGCCGGCAGCTTCTTGCGGCCCAAGCAGCCCGACAACGCTCCATGGTAGACGGGGAGGTCTTCACAATGGAAGACAGCCCGACCTGGCCTCTGGCCTGCACATATCGCGTATGCACTGACCCGAGGGTACGAATGGAGATCGTTCGCCTCTTTAAGGAGTATCCACGACGCGACGGCCTGTTGGATACCCATGCGTTCTTAGTCATGATGGAATggatggcgaagacggcATCCGCTGGAGTCATCGCCCATGATCAGAGTCCGGTTGATGATTGTATAGTTTTCCATGAAAACACTGTCGTACTTCAAAGGCGGCTTTGGGACCCTAGGGTGGCAAGGTGGAATGACAGAAACATCACACTCAGTATTGGGTGA